cagagagagagggagacacagaatcggaagcaggctccaggctctgagccatcagcccagagcctgacgcggggctcgaactcatggggcAAGCATTTTATGTACaggtccagatagtaaatattttaggctttgcaggccagatAGTGTCTGTTGCCTTTTCCCTccataatcctttaaaaatgtgaaaaccattcttagctgTGCAAAAGCAGATCTTGGTGTCTTTTGGCTCACGGGCcagagtttgctgacccctggatTAGAGGACTAAGGAAAAGTGAGGTTGGCAGGGCCAGGATGGGCACTCAGTTCCATCCGAGTCCACAGCTACTCACCCTTGCCATAGGTGTGCACGGTCACCCCATGAATGCTTCTCCATGTCACCAAAGATAAGCCTGCCCCAATGGCTCCTAAAGGCTACATGGAGTCCCCTCCTATGGCTATACCATTCATGACTCAACCACTGACCTAAAGCTATCCAGGTAGCTGCCTTAAATAGCACCCTGGCAAGCGTCATCCTGGAGCCATCTCTGGgtcccttctctgcttcttccctcttctcactcccttgccccccaccccccactcccagagGCCTCTGTGTCCAAGAAGAAACGCATGTGTATGAAGCTGGTGCCCCTGGGGGCTGCAGACACAGCTGTGTTTGATGTCCGGCTGAGTGGGAAGACCAAGACGGTGCCTGGATACCTGCGAGTAGGGTAGGACCCCCCCCCcttaccctccccccacctctggcctCCTCCCTTGCCCTCCAAGTCCCATATCTGCCCTGCTGACCCTCAGGGAGTCTCCTGAGGCCTCCTgtgctgcctttttaaaaaaatttttttaagtttgtttcgagagagagagagagtgcatgagggggtgagggaggggcagagagcgaaggagagaatcccaagcagtccccgCAAACCGACCTGGGGCTCCAACCCCacatgaactgttgagatcatgacctgagctgaaaccagcagctggatgcttaaccgactgagccacccaggccttctCCTGTGCCTTCTACCGCTTAcctgtgcctcaatttccacGTGTTAAAGTCtccttacttatttattttatctggagagggaggaggggcagagagaggggaaaggagaaccccaagcaggctttgtgctgtcggctcaaagccccacgtggggctcaatctcacgcaccatgagatcgggacctgagctgaactcaagagtccgatgcttaaccggctgagccacccaggcaccccctcaattTCCGCATGCTAAAACAGGGGTGATTGTATCAATCTTGTAGGGTTCTTGTGAAGAGTGAGTTGATGGGTCTGAAACGCACATTGTGGTGATCTGACCCAGCAATATTAGCTAGGATGTTGCTCAGGGTGCGGGCTGCGATGCTGAAAGGAAAATCCCCCAGAGGGCTGGGGTCACCCCATCAGGCTAGGACCCCTCCctacttctctctccttctaggGACATGGGAGGCTTTGCCATTTGGTGCAAGAAGGCCAAGGCCCCCAGGCCGGTGCCCAAGCCCCGAGCTCTCAGCCGGGACATGCGGGGCCTCTCCCTGGACCCACCTGCCCAGCCCAGGTGAGTCCTCAGGCTTGGGAAGGGGGCGGCCATGGGGGGAGTCAGGCCTGACCTGTGCTGTCCTGCCTCCACCAGCAAGGGCGGCTTTCCAGAGCGGACCCTGTCCCGGGTTGGCTCTCGGGCATCTACTCTGCGGAGGAGCGACTCCATCTACGAGGCCTCCAACCTCTATGGCATCTCAGGTGAGCGCAGAGCAAAAAACTGAGGCacgggagtggggggtgggggggtgagggcaAGACTTACCCGAGGTTGAAGAGCCAGGAAGGGGTGGAACCAGGGTTGGAACCAGGCCTGGGCCTCCCCCATTTTGTagggattggggggtggggatggcgTGAGCCTCTCTGCTTAGGGTGGGCGGCAGGCGGGCCTCAAGTCTCTTGTGCCTCAGCCTCTCGCTCTCCTCAGCCATGGATGGTGTTCCCTTCACGCTGCACCCGCGCTTTGAGGGCAAGAGCTGTGGCCCCCTGGTGAGTCTATGCTGGgcgctgggggcgcctgggtctgCCCCTGTCAGTGGCAGGGAGGGTCATCCGTGCCTCCAGTGCCCCAGCACAGAGGTCCACGTTCCTGGGTTGGAGGAAGCTGGAGGGTCTCAGGCTCGGAATGGGGCATCAGGAGGGACAACTCCCCAGGCTGTGGCAGGAAGGGTGAGGGGATGTTCAGGCCAATACTGAGGGAGACCCTCCTTGAGGTTCAAGGAATGGGGGTTCCAGGTTGGGGTCCCCGCCCGGGGACTGATCTGCCTCTGCCCGCCAGGCCTTCTCTGCCTTTGCCGATCTGACCATCAAGTCACTGGCGGATATTGAGGAGGAGGTGGGTGCAGGGCCCAGGGTGgcatgctggggtggggggtggggggttctcccctcccttcccgtCGCCCCAGGCTCCCCCAGCCACACCCCGTCTCCCAAAGGCTGGAGATCGCCGAGTCCCTAGTCGTTTCCACCCCCTCACTCACCCTGTGCTCTCCTCGCTCCGCCTCCCCAGTATAACTACGGCTTTGTGGTGGAGAAGACTGCGGCTGCGCGCCTGCCCCCCAGCGTCTCATAGCCCTTGGTCAGCCCCAGGGAAGAGCCCCCCCTGCCGGACACCCGGGACTGGCAGCCACCCCGCCCCACAGCATCTTGGGAATCTCGGTGGCGCAGGGCATTTTAGACCCTCCGCCACGCAGCGGAGGGACAGCCCTGGAGAAGGGAGCAGGACAGGTCTGCTCGGTGATGGGGTCTCTCGCCCCTGGGCcctgcagggcaggggtgggggctggacgGAAACCAGTGCCTTCAAGTCATTTGTGTCAAAACTCTCTGGTGCCTGGAGGCCACGCGGGCGTCCTCCTGGCAATAAACACCAACCTGTGCTCGCCGTCTGGAGTCCTGATCCCGGCCGCCGGTCCTCTGTGGTTCAAGGTGTTCACCACGCACGCGCAGCACGAGCCAGGGGGCGGAGGTGACCCCAGTGCAGGACATCTAAGGCGGCGCTGCCACCACTCGCCTTCTACAGAGGGGGAATCAGGCTCCGCGAGTGCCTGAGCCGGGGACGTA
This DNA window, taken from Panthera tigris isolate Pti1 chromosome A2, P.tigris_Pti1_mat1.1, whole genome shotgun sequence, encodes the following:
- the MVB12A gene encoding multivesicular body subunit 12A, which encodes MDPGPGTDTAPLAGLVWSSASAPPPRGFSAISCTVEGTPANFGKSFAQKSGYFLCFNSLGSLENPQENVVTDIQVLVDKSPLPPGFSPVCDPLDSKASVSKKKRMCMKLVPLGAADTAVFDVRLSGKTKTVPGYLRVGDMGGFAIWCKKAKAPRPVPKPRALSRDMRGLSLDPPAQPSKGGFPERTLSRVGSRASTLRRSDSIYEASNLYGISAMDGVPFTLHPRFEGKSCGPLAFSAFADLTIKSLADIEEEYNYGFVVEKTAAARLPPSVS